A section of the Enterococcus montenegrensis genome encodes:
- the rpoD gene encoding RNA polymerase sigma factor RpoD: MAKEQNTEYDKAVNAFIKENKPNGQVVYDELSNKLATPFSLDADAMDKLIQKVEDAGISVVDENGEPSVHSLKSNEKKAEAAKQEDLSAPTGVKINDPVRMYLKEIGRVPLLTAEEEVELALKIEEGDQEAKQRLAEANLRLVVSIAKRYVGRGMQFLDLIQEGNMGLMKAVEKFDYRKGFKFSTYATWWIRQAITRAIADQARTIRIPVHMVETINKLIRIQRQLLQDLGREPTPEEIGAEMDLPTEKVREILKIAQEPVSLETPIGEEDDSHLGDFIEDQEATSPAEHAAYELLKEQLEDVLDTLTDREENVLRLRFGLDDGRTRTLEEVGKVFGVTRERIRQIEAKALRKLRHPSRSKQLKDFLE; the protein is encoded by the coding sequence ATGGCAAAAGAACAAAACACAGAATATGATAAAGCGGTAAATGCTTTTATCAAAGAAAATAAACCCAATGGCCAAGTCGTATACGACGAGTTGTCCAATAAATTGGCCACACCTTTTTCATTAGATGCTGATGCAATGGACAAATTAATCCAAAAAGTCGAAGATGCTGGTATCAGTGTTGTTGATGAGAATGGTGAACCGTCTGTTCACAGCTTAAAGAGCAATGAAAAAAAAGCAGAAGCAGCTAAACAAGAAGATTTATCTGCCCCGACAGGCGTTAAAATCAACGATCCTGTGCGGATGTATCTAAAAGAAATTGGCCGGGTTCCGCTTTTAACAGCTGAAGAAGAGGTTGAACTAGCTTTAAAAATTGAAGAAGGCGATCAAGAAGCAAAACAACGCTTGGCAGAGGCTAATTTGCGTTTAGTTGTTTCGATTGCAAAACGATATGTTGGGCGCGGAATGCAATTTTTGGATTTAATTCAAGAGGGCAATATGGGCTTGATGAAAGCCGTTGAAAAATTTGATTATCGTAAAGGCTTCAAATTTTCAACATATGCGACGTGGTGGATTCGTCAAGCAATTACACGGGCTATCGCTGACCAAGCCCGGACGATTCGTATTCCTGTGCACATGGTTGAAACTATCAATAAATTAATTCGAATTCAGCGACAATTGCTACAAGATTTAGGTCGGGAACCAACGCCTGAAGAAATCGGAGCTGAAATGGATTTGCCAACTGAAAAAGTTCGCGAAATTTTAAAAATTGCACAAGAACCAGTTTCATTGGAAACGCCAATTGGTGAAGAAGATGATTCACATTTGGGTGATTTTATTGAAGACCAAGAAGCAACAAGTCCTGCTGAACATGCAGCTTATGAATTATTAAAAGAACAACTTGAAGATGTTTTGGATACTTTAACAGACCGAGAAGAAAATGTCTTACGTCTCCGGTTTGGTCTTGATGATGGACGTACTAGAACCCTTGAGGAAGTCGGAAAAGTCTTTGGTGTTACCAGAGAACGGATTCGCCAAATCGAGGCAAAAGCACTACGAAAATTGCGCCATCCATCTCGTTCTAAACAATTAAAAGATTTCTTAGAATAA
- the dnaG gene encoding DNA primase, whose product MARIPQNVIDEIREKSNIVEVIGQYVQLKKAGKNYVGLCPFHEEKTPSFSVAEDKQIFHCFGCGRGGNVFGFVEELEGLTFPEAVAKVAEIEQIPFAPEYKIDTQAHTLNSPQQGLIKLHEKAKEVYHHMLVNTAAGQAALDYLLNRGLTEELIAEFEIGFAPNERQFLRQVFANEKVETALLAQTGLFVERENGELADRFYQRIMFPIHDAKGKTIGFSGRILTTEEFKGENQPKYLNSPETELFNKRQVLFNFDKARPTIRKENTVFLFEGFMDVIAAWQSGVKNGIASMGTSLTSQQIAAIERVAGEIVISYDGDKAGLAATDRAIGLLAEHSNLDLAILQLPEKLDPDEYVRKYGSAAFYDLAYHGRETVFGFKMAYLRQNRNLGNEKEQLDYVTELLQELAKVDSLLAQDRYLTQIAMEFHLSRETLQQQLSEFKQARRQAEKKPTQQKADYEQVSHDVSGDSSSTVLPQTPKRTLTQVERGEQLVLYRLFNDSSLLARLQQAQLVFIHDEYQTIYFMYENFIESFGSFSLPDFLDYLTETSIKNKVIEIAYLTVPQDSSEEEIKSILHLFQKARIAEKINQKKFLQQEASQLGNMQQALELAVEIIDLTKKLQQA is encoded by the coding sequence GTGGCAAGAATACCTCAGAATGTAATTGATGAGATTCGTGAAAAAAGCAATATCGTCGAAGTCATCGGCCAATACGTTCAGCTTAAAAAAGCCGGCAAAAACTATGTAGGCTTATGTCCTTTTCACGAAGAAAAAACACCTTCTTTTTCTGTTGCTGAAGATAAGCAGATTTTCCATTGTTTTGGTTGTGGTCGTGGCGGCAATGTTTTTGGTTTTGTGGAAGAATTGGAAGGGTTAACTTTTCCAGAAGCAGTGGCTAAGGTGGCTGAGATTGAACAAATTCCTTTTGCCCCTGAGTACAAAATTGATACGCAAGCACACACGCTAAACTCGCCGCAGCAAGGGCTAATTAAGCTCCACGAAAAAGCAAAAGAAGTATATCATCATATGTTGGTAAATACTGCTGCTGGACAAGCTGCGCTAGATTATTTGTTAAACCGCGGCTTAACAGAAGAGCTGATTGCAGAATTTGAGATTGGCTTTGCTCCAAATGAAAGACAGTTTTTACGGCAAGTTTTTGCAAACGAGAAAGTTGAAACTGCACTTCTAGCACAGACAGGACTTTTTGTTGAGCGGGAAAATGGAGAATTGGCTGATCGTTTTTACCAGCGGATTATGTTCCCAATCCATGATGCAAAGGGTAAGACAATTGGTTTTTCCGGCAGAATTTTAACAACAGAAGAATTCAAAGGAGAAAATCAACCGAAATATTTGAACTCGCCGGAAACTGAATTATTCAACAAACGGCAAGTACTCTTTAACTTTGATAAAGCCAGACCAACTATTCGTAAAGAAAATACGGTGTTTTTATTTGAAGGGTTTATGGATGTTATCGCGGCATGGCAGTCTGGTGTGAAAAACGGAATTGCCAGCATGGGAACGAGTTTAACTAGTCAGCAAATCGCTGCAATTGAACGCGTTGCTGGTGAAATTGTCATTAGCTATGATGGAGATAAAGCAGGATTAGCTGCTACTGATCGTGCGATTGGCTTATTGGCTGAACACAGTAATTTGGATTTGGCAATTTTACAATTACCAGAAAAACTCGATCCAGATGAATATGTAAGAAAATATGGTAGTGCGGCGTTTTATGATTTGGCGTATCACGGGCGTGAGACGGTTTTTGGTTTTAAAATGGCCTACTTGCGCCAAAATCGCAATTTAGGTAATGAAAAGGAACAATTGGATTATGTTACGGAGCTGTTGCAAGAATTGGCAAAAGTCGATTCTTTGTTAGCACAAGATCGTTATTTAACCCAAATTGCAATGGAGTTTCATTTGAGTCGTGAAACATTGCAACAACAACTAAGTGAATTTAAACAAGCGCGTCGGCAAGCAGAAAAAAAGCCAACCCAACAAAAGGCTGACTATGAACAAGTAAGTCATGATGTGAGTGGCGACTCATCAAGCACTGTGCTGCCTCAGACACCAAAACGGACGTTAACACAGGTGGAACGTGGTGAGCAGTTGGTTTTATATCGACTTTTCAACGACAGTTCATTACTGGCACGCCTACAGCAAGCGCAATTAGTTTTTATTCACGACGAGTACCAAACAATTTATTTTATGTATGAAAACTTTATTGAGAGTTTTGGTAGTTTTTCGCTGCCGGATTTTCTCGATTATTTGACGGAGACGTCAATAAAAAATAAAGTGATTGAAATTGCCTATCTCACTGTGCCACAAGATTCTTCAGAAGAAGAAATAAAAAGCATTTTGCATTTATTCCAAAAGGCGCGCATTGCTGAAAAAATTAATCAAAAGAAATTTCTGCAGCAAGAAGCAAGTCAATTGGGCAATATGCAACAGGCATTGGAGTTGGCAGTTGAAATAATAGATTTAACAAAAAAATTGCAGCAAGCTTAA
- a CDS encoding DUF368 domain-containing protein, giving the protein MEKSMSKEAKTKDWLLRFVKGMFIGSGFILPGVSGGALAAIFGIYERIISFLAHITRNFKENVLFFIPVGLGGVTGVFLLSFVVSFLLGTYETIILWFFVGCIIGTVPALWQEAGKKGRSTREIIILAVSFVLGFLFLWKGSGLFLHVDQNFFTWVIAGGLIGLGMIVPGLSPSNFLVYMGMYKAMSDGIKDLNFSVIIPIGIGGIVTVLGLSKVMDYIFSKAYPQLFHFILGIVFASTVMIVPTNYSGFNLGSYAGCFVLCVLGILLGAWMSKLEDQYK; this is encoded by the coding sequence ATGGAAAAATCAATGTCAAAAGAGGCGAAAACCAAAGATTGGCTATTGCGTTTTGTCAAAGGGATGTTTATTGGCTCTGGCTTTATTTTACCTGGGGTTTCTGGCGGAGCGTTAGCAGCGATTTTTGGTATTTATGAACGGATTATTTCTTTTTTAGCTCATATTACCCGTAACTTTAAAGAAAATGTTTTGTTTTTTATCCCAGTTGGACTAGGCGGTGTTACGGGAGTATTCTTGTTATCTTTTGTCGTTAGTTTTTTACTGGGAACTTATGAAACAATTATTTTATGGTTTTTTGTAGGCTGTATCATTGGAACTGTACCGGCTTTATGGCAAGAAGCAGGAAAAAAAGGGCGGAGTACGCGAGAAATTATCATCTTAGCAGTCAGCTTTGTTTTGGGCTTTTTGTTCTTATGGAAAGGTTCTGGCTTATTCTTACATGTGGATCAAAACTTTTTCACCTGGGTTATTGCTGGTGGCTTAATTGGTCTGGGAATGATCGTGCCTGGGCTTAGTCCTTCTAACTTTTTAGTTTATATGGGAATGTATAAGGCTATGTCTGACGGCATTAAAGATTTGAATTTCAGTGTGATTATTCCAATTGGCATTGGTGGGATTGTGACCGTTTTAGGCTTATCAAAAGTAATGGATTATATTTTTAGTAAAGCGTATCCGCAATTATTCCATTTTATTTTAGGAATTGTTTTTGCTTCAACCGTGATGATTGTCCCAACAAATTACAGTGGTTTTAATCTCGGTAGTTATGCAGGCTGCTTTGTCTTGTGTGTGTTAGGTATATTATTAGGAGCTTGGATGAGTAAACTAGAAGATCAATACAAATAA
- a CDS encoding lysozyme family protein, translated as MFKKISKFLLKIIVLIVLIGVMVTGYRNYQILKRVHQYDAIVAQTVKKYQIQDQKQLAQAIIFTESKGRGSDIMQSSESSYGQQNKIATSDESIDAGVNFLAQAIKKAKDADCDIWTAVQAYNFGLDYVDYVAKNGGKNTLKLAESYSKNVLSPILGNEEQTKYRYWGLQSIFYNGGFLYHNGGNLFYADVVKMNEKKINWTNFLF; from the coding sequence ATGTTTAAAAAGATTAGCAAGTTCTTATTGAAAATTATCGTTTTGATCGTTTTAATCGGTGTCATGGTGACAGGATATCGCAATTATCAAATACTAAAACGGGTGCATCAATATGATGCTATCGTGGCACAAACAGTAAAAAAATATCAAATTCAAGATCAAAAACAATTGGCACAAGCAATTATTTTTACAGAGTCAAAAGGTCGGGGCTCTGATATTATGCAAAGCTCTGAAAGCAGTTATGGCCAGCAAAATAAAATTGCCACTTCTGATGAAAGCATTGACGCAGGAGTAAATTTTCTGGCACAAGCTATTAAAAAGGCAAAAGATGCCGATTGTGACATTTGGACGGCGGTTCAGGCTTATAACTTTGGTCTCGACTATGTTGATTACGTTGCAAAAAATGGTGGTAAAAATACATTAAAGTTGGCGGAAAGCTATTCTAAAAATGTTTTGTCACCAATTTTAGGGAATGAAGAGCAAACAAAATATCGCTATTGGGGACTGCAGTCTATTTTTTACAATGGAGGATTTTTATATCACAATGGCGGCAATTTATTTTATGCTGACGTAGTAAAGATGAATGAAAAGAAAATCAATTGGACAAACTTTCTATTTTAA
- a CDS encoding alpha/beta fold hydrolase, whose product MLNNRYNEIEGMSMTNGYIFLNDQTKLYYERYGAGKPLIFLHGNNSSGRYFKEQIPFFAAYFDCIVLDTRGHGRSDNKANELNFRLLAGDLAEVMEQLKLSKASILGFSDGANLAMVFAHIFPDKIEKLILNSGNYRLSGEKWPPKMATQFGYFASAFLGLFSHYFYRQKNMLGLMIDDLPLKEADLKQIVAPTLVIAGTQDVIKTSHTKKIAALLANSTLILIKRAGHTAAQRHPEYFNHVVYKFLQEK is encoded by the coding sequence ATGTTAAACAATCGTTATAATGAAATTGAGGGGATGTCCATGACAAACGGCTATATTTTTTTAAACGATCAAACAAAGCTTTATTATGAGCGCTACGGTGCAGGGAAGCCTTTAATTTTTTTACATGGTAATAACAGCAGTGGGCGCTACTTCAAAGAGCAAATTCCTTTTTTTGCTGCTTATTTTGACTGCATCGTGCTTGACACCCGCGGTCACGGCCGTTCTGATAACAAAGCCAATGAACTTAATTTTCGACTTTTAGCTGGTGACTTAGCCGAAGTCATGGAGCAACTAAAGCTCAGTAAAGCAAGTATATTAGGTTTCAGCGACGGTGCTAATCTCGCCATGGTTTTTGCCCATATTTTTCCTGATAAAATAGAAAAGCTAATTTTAAATTCCGGCAATTATCGCTTAAGCGGAGAAAAATGGCCACCAAAAATGGCCACCCAATTTGGTTATTTTGCCTCTGCCTTTTTAGGTCTTTTCAGTCACTATTTTTATCGCCAAAAAAATATGCTCGGCTTAATGATAGATGACTTACCCCTAAAAGAAGCCGATTTAAAGCAGATTGTCGCGCCTACTTTAGTAATCGCGGGCACACAAGATGTCATTAAGACTAGTCACACCAAAAAAATTGCCGCTCTTTTAGCGAATAGTACGTTAATTTTGATAAAAAGAGCTGGTCACACAGCTGCACAACGTCACCCAGAATATTTCAACCATGTTGTTTACAAATTTTTACAAGAAAAGTAG
- the mprF gene encoding bifunctional lysylphosphatidylglycerol flippase/synthetase MprF, producing the protein MQKIITKVKSYESILKTIFLFAVIVIVAGELISISKTINIDQLKMTLVDVPIYKVFLMLVIGLVAVLPMVGYDFTLNKMLNLDHKKSYIFETSWLINTINNIAGFGGFVSIGLRSEFFGKGQKGKDVASALSKILIFLMSGLSIYSLISFFLVMFTDINPYLKQYWIWLIGGGLYFPVVLLITHFKKTGLLGGLKPQYRLELIASSFLEWTGVAGSFLAIGYLMEVPFPLWQVLPLYIAASVIGIVSMIPGALGSFDIMMILGLSNLGINRETVIAWLLLYRIFYYLIPVAIGLVLFFKNLWTKVDTRYSGIPKQLTLEVFHKIEVAMLYFSGIMMVLMATVPQAFSEFKWLQHVNPFRFHIIVQFPSIILGFSLLIMGRAIASRVKRAYFPTIMLLVAAIIYTFLIDFSLVAVIFLSLILLITLLSKTELFREQLVYSFEQLTIDGIIIGGLTLLYLIIGIYNLPTFPHHHKKIISFFLFPSEKLWFSGFIAILVIALFILLFVRYLQGKKTQPGETFNEAKVSHILNTYGGNSDSQLVYLKDKNIYVYNDGTDDTVFLQFATYNNKNIVMGSPNGKKSDFEAAIAQFIRDADVLGYLPVFYETDEDTVMILHELGYDFIKMGEEALVELDTFTTSGKKMKGTRAVLNKIEKNGFTFEVIQPPYSTETMATFKEISDSWLDGRKEKGFSLGFFDEDYLQRGPMAVVKNSAGEIVSFANIIPTYTKEIGTIDLMRHHADKAPSGSMDFLFVNLFAYMQNEGIQYFDLGMAPLSNVGQSRKSFIQERIAYLVYEFGSRFYSFQGLRDYKEKYASQWRSRYTLYSRDSWIAYVMLAILFIDNRAVGKNTPLHGVKRFLKR; encoded by the coding sequence ATGCAAAAAATTATTACCAAAGTAAAAAGCTATGAAAGTATTTTAAAAACAATTTTTCTATTTGCTGTTATCGTAATTGTCGCCGGTGAATTAATCTCCATCAGTAAAACCATTAATATTGATCAATTAAAGATGACCTTAGTTGATGTACCTATCTATAAAGTCTTTTTAATGCTTGTAATTGGTCTTGTAGCGGTCTTGCCGATGGTAGGTTATGACTTCACCTTAAATAAAATGTTAAATTTGGATCATAAAAAAAGTTATATTTTTGAAACGAGTTGGTTAATCAACACGATTAATAATATCGCAGGCTTTGGCGGATTTGTTAGTATCGGTTTACGCTCTGAATTTTTTGGCAAAGGACAAAAAGGCAAAGATGTCGCAAGTGCCTTATCCAAGATTTTAATCTTTTTAATGTCTGGTCTTTCTATTTATAGTCTTATTTCGTTTTTCTTAGTGATGTTCACAGATATCAATCCTTATTTAAAACAATATTGGATTTGGTTAATCGGTGGTGGCCTATATTTTCCCGTTGTTTTACTTATCACCCACTTCAAAAAAACCGGCTTGTTAGGCGGCTTAAAGCCACAGTATCGCTTGGAATTAATCGCCAGTTCTTTTCTTGAGTGGACAGGTGTTGCCGGTTCATTTTTAGCAATTGGCTATCTAATGGAAGTTCCGTTTCCATTATGGCAAGTTTTACCCCTTTACATCGCTGCTTCTGTCATTGGGATTGTTTCCATGATTCCAGGTGCACTAGGCAGTTTTGATATTATGATGATCTTAGGATTATCCAATCTGGGAATTAATCGGGAAACAGTTATTGCATGGCTGCTATTGTACCGCATTTTTTATTACTTGATTCCTGTTGCAATTGGATTAGTGCTGTTTTTCAAAAATTTATGGACTAAAGTGGATACCCGCTACTCTGGTATTCCTAAACAGTTGACATTAGAGGTTTTCCATAAAATTGAAGTAGCTATGTTATATTTTTCTGGCATTATGATGGTCTTAATGGCGACTGTTCCCCAAGCTTTTTCAGAATTCAAATGGCTGCAACATGTCAATCCATTTCGTTTTCATATTATCGTTCAGTTTCCTAGTATCATTTTAGGATTTAGCTTATTGATTATGGGGCGCGCGATTGCCTCAAGGGTAAAACGAGCTTACTTTCCTACGATCATGTTGCTTGTAGCTGCCATTATTTACACCTTTTTAATTGATTTTAGTCTTGTTGCGGTTATCTTTTTAAGCCTGATTCTACTCATTACACTTTTATCAAAAACAGAATTATTCCGCGAACAATTGGTTTATTCTTTTGAGCAGTTGACCATTGATGGCATAATTATTGGTGGATTAACTTTATTGTATTTAATTATTGGGATTTACAATTTACCAACATTTCCCCATCACCACAAAAAAATCATTAGCTTTTTCTTGTTTCCATCTGAAAAATTATGGTTTTCAGGCTTTATTGCTATTTTAGTAATCGCGTTGTTTATTTTACTTTTTGTCCGCTACTTGCAAGGAAAGAAAACGCAACCTGGCGAAACGTTCAACGAAGCCAAAGTCAGTCATATATTAAACACTTACGGTGGAAATTCAGATTCGCAATTAGTTTATTTAAAAGACAAAAATATTTATGTTTATAACGACGGTACTGATGACACTGTCTTTTTACAATTTGCTACCTATAATAATAAAAATATCGTGATGGGCAGTCCTAATGGTAAAAAATCAGATTTTGAAGCAGCTATTGCGCAATTTATCCGCGATGCCGATGTGTTAGGTTACTTGCCTGTCTTTTATGAAACAGACGAAGACACCGTTATGATTTTGCATGAATTAGGATACGACTTTATCAAAATGGGTGAAGAAGCTTTAGTTGAGTTGGATACTTTTACAACTTCAGGTAAGAAAATGAAGGGGACACGAGCGGTCTTAAACAAAATTGAGAAAAATGGTTTTACCTTTGAAGTTATCCAACCGCCTTATTCAACTGAAACCATGGCTACTTTTAAAGAAATTTCCGATAGTTGGTTAGATGGCCGCAAGGAAAAAGGCTTCTCCCTTGGCTTTTTTGATGAAGATTATTTACAACGCGGACCAATGGCTGTAGTGAAAAATAGCGCAGGAGAAATCGTCTCTTTTGCAAATATTATTCCAACTTATACAAAAGAAATTGGAACGATTGATTTAATGCGACACCATGCTGACAAAGCCCCATCTGGTAGTATGGATTTTCTATTTGTTAATTTATTTGCTTATATGCAAAACGAAGGTATTCAATATTTTGATCTAGGCATGGCCCCACTTTCAAATGTTGGACAATCCCGCAAAAGTTTTATTCAAGAACGAATTGCCTATTTAGTTTATGAGTTTGGTTCCCGATTTTATTCTTTCCAAGGTTTACGAGACTATAAAGAAAAATATGCCAGTCAATGGCGTTCTCGCTACACCTTGTATTCCAGAGACAGCTGGATAGCTTACGTTATGTTAGCCATTTTATTTATTGACAATCGCGCCGTTGGCAAAAATACGCCCCTTCACGGTGTTAAGCGTTTCTTGAAACGTTAA
- the lepB gene encoding signal peptidase I translates to MKKFKDYFWMTIKYAIIALSLAILVRGFLLIPVPVEGNSMETTLKQGDMVVMEKISKIKRFDVVVFQLASGTTYIKRVIALPGDELRYDNDNLYINGKKVPEKFLVANKRHLADEGSFTNDFSLEELTGTKKLARDSYFVMGDNRRISKDSRSFGAIKSQDILGKARFVYYPLKHWRII, encoded by the coding sequence ATGAAAAAATTTAAAGATTATTTTTGGATGACAATAAAATATGCCATTATTGCACTTTCACTTGCTATTTTAGTTCGTGGTTTTTTGTTAATTCCAGTACCGGTTGAGGGAAATTCGATGGAGACAACTTTGAAGCAAGGGGATATGGTTGTCATGGAAAAGATTTCTAAAATTAAACGTTTTGATGTGGTTGTTTTTCAACTTGCAAGTGGTACAACGTATATTAAACGTGTCATCGCGTTACCTGGAGATGAGTTGCGTTATGATAATGACAATCTTTATATTAACGGTAAAAAAGTCCCAGAAAAATTTTTAGTTGCAAATAAGCGGCACTTGGCAGATGAAGGTTCATTTACCAATGATTTTTCTTTAGAGGAGTTGACGGGGACTAAAAAACTGGCACGAGACAGTTATTTTGTTATGGGAGATAACCGACGTATTTCAAAGGACAGTCGCTCTTTTGGTGCCATTAAGTCCCAAGATATTTTAGGCAAAGCTCGTTTTGTTTATTATCCTTTGAAACATTGGCGTATTATTTAA
- a CDS encoding S41 family peptidase yields MKKISIKLYLISLLAAALLFGGGGYLYGTLHELQKESRSPQTDELAKVHQLYDEIKSSYYRDVDSKTLVNGALKGMTEALGDPYTTFLDEEGSSQLNQSLSDSFEGIGATLQIKNDYPEIAQAPIKDTPAAKKGLRAKDIILKVDDMATKGKKLDEVVSKIRGKKGTEVTLEIRRGHETFTTSLKRAKISIHTVTDKISADDKQIGVIQIASFGENTAKELKDAIVSLRKQGAKSFILDVRQNPGGLLDQVEEMASMFLKNGQTIVEFKDNHRTVSKAVAGEKFDQGFKVSEPSVVLVDGGSASATEIFAAALNESANIPIIGTTTFGKGTVQTVSPIDDKSSLKLTVSKWLTPKGHWIHEKGLTPTIKADFPDYAYLAPLPRDKELKEGQTSTEVKRLNRFLAALGYDTKEDVFTAETTNALKDFQSKHKLSVTGILNKETADAIENELALQIRAHDAAYNRGITELKKEMTAKK; encoded by the coding sequence ATGAAAAAAATATCCATAAAATTATACCTCATCTCTTTACTTGCAGCGGCACTTCTATTTGGTGGTGGCGGTTATTTATACGGTACGCTGCACGAGTTGCAAAAAGAATCCCGTAGCCCTCAGACAGATGAGCTGGCTAAAGTACATCAATTATACGACGAAATAAAAAGTAGCTATTATCGAGATGTTGATTCTAAAACTTTAGTAAATGGTGCTCTTAAAGGTATGACAGAGGCTTTAGGTGACCCGTATACAACCTTTTTAGATGAAGAAGGTTCTAGTCAGCTCAACCAATCACTATCCGATAGTTTTGAAGGAATTGGTGCTACTTTGCAAATAAAAAATGATTATCCTGAAATAGCGCAAGCACCAATTAAAGATACACCGGCTGCTAAAAAAGGTTTGAGGGCAAAAGATATCATTTTAAAAGTAGATGATATGGCAACTAAAGGTAAAAAATTAGATGAGGTTGTTAGTAAAATTCGAGGTAAAAAAGGAACTGAGGTAACTTTAGAAATTAGGCGGGGGCATGAAACGTTTACCACGAGCCTAAAAAGAGCAAAAATTTCCATACACACCGTAACAGATAAAATCAGCGCGGATGACAAACAAATTGGTGTAATTCAAATTGCTAGCTTTGGTGAAAATACTGCCAAAGAATTAAAGGATGCCATTGTTTCATTGCGCAAACAAGGCGCAAAGTCATTTATTTTAGATGTACGACAAAATCCTGGTGGCTTATTAGATCAAGTTGAGGAAATGGCGAGCATGTTTTTAAAAAATGGTCAAACAATTGTTGAATTTAAAGACAATCATCGAACCGTGTCAAAAGCGGTGGCGGGCGAAAAGTTTGATCAAGGTTTTAAAGTCAGTGAACCAAGTGTTGTTCTAGTTGATGGTGGTTCTGCTTCGGCGACAGAAATCTTTGCAGCAGCTTTAAACGAGTCTGCTAATATACCAATTATTGGGACGACAACTTTTGGTAAAGGAACCGTTCAAACGGTTAGCCCAATTGATGACAAGAGTAGTTTAAAACTAACCGTAAGTAAATGGTTAACGCCAAAAGGCCATTGGATTCACGAAAAAGGATTAACGCCAACCATAAAAGCTGATTTTCCCGATTACGCTTATCTTGCGCCTTTACCGCGGGATAAAGAATTAAAAGAAGGACAAACATCAACAGAGGTTAAACGCTTGAATCGCTTTTTAGCGGCGCTGGGCTATGATACAAAAGAAGATGTTTTTACCGCGGAAACGACAAATGCTTTAAAAGATTTTCAAAGTAAACATAAATTGTCTGTAACCGGCATTTTAAATAAAGAAACAGCTGATGCAATTGAAAATGAATTGGCACTACAAATCAGGGCCCATGATGCAGCTTACAACAGGGGAATTACTGAATTAAAAAAAGAAATGACAGCAAAGAAGTGA
- a CDS encoding YozE family protein, with protein MRRSFYHYVLTLKGPNHLSEEQVFANHVSCDIQFPKHTSDYDELSSYLEMNVDYLSSMDIFDRIYEQYVENNR; from the coding sequence ATGCGTAGAAGTTTTTATCACTATGTTCTCACCTTAAAAGGTCCCAATCACTTAAGTGAAGAGCAAGTTTTTGCCAATCATGTTAGTTGTGATATTCAATTTCCAAAACATACTAGTGATTATGATGAATTATCGAGTTATTTAGAAATGAATGTTGATTATTTATCTAGCATGGATATTTTTGACCGTATTTATGAACAATACGTGGAAAACAATCGTTAA